The Montipora capricornis isolate CH-2021 chromosome 6, ASM3666992v2, whole genome shotgun sequence genome has a window encoding:
- the LOC138052483 gene encoding runt-related transcription factor 1-like isoform X1, which yields MTTAAESAGPRKIRGERSLIEALAEYPGELVKTDSPNFVCSVLPSHWRCNKTLPVAFKVVALGDIPDGVLVTIAAGNDENFAAELRNATAVMKNQVARFNDLRFVGRSGRGKTFTLTITVRTDPPQVATYCRAIKVTVDGPREPRRHRTRSDEREQANAYEQFHFSDRLSELGYEGLRRSIRDNSFGPFTELHPGPLQPVKLPPDASSAFSALNPENNQIRSQSTWGFHGFPGFGPIPPHPPSEAQVNLSALNGLPAARPQVNLQNTSANMPMLPHYTEPRFQGIAQFPFRTSPQATSNTTLTTVTDGIGAGMNQGGVHSSPGMDSAHGMYPTACQQLNAAPGSNSVMNGPMLNNNSLSNGIVNNGYTFRPQTFMQQTAMGKGNLAMSPTTSGSMVGPITQANTTTGVSFPLSRPGVMPLVGQTIGSPQRIPLPLGNVDLNSGYSALTRNDGHGMITLKQEPIDPMPNHVVNHHTGIEVSHAETALHERNGHSTPKGVWRPY from the exons ATGACCACTGCCGCAGAAAGCGCGGGACCACGAAAAATTAGAGGCGAGCGATCGCTTATTGAAGCACTGGCCGAATACCCAGGCGAGCTCGTCAAAACCGATTCTCCGAATTTTGTTTGTAGCGTGTTGCCATCGCACTGGAGATGTAACAAGACTCTGCCGGTCGCCTTCAAAGTTGTAGCGCTCGGCGATATTCCAGATGGGGTTCTTGTCACGATTGCTGCTGGTAACGACGAGAATTTTGCAGCTGAACTCCGAAATGCGACCGCCGTGATGAAAAATCAGGTCGCTCGCTTCAACGATTTGCGATTTGTGGGTCGCAGCGGAAGAG GAAAGACGTTTACTTTGACAATAACGGTCCGTACTGATCCACCTCAAGTCGCTACATACTGTAGGGCTATTAAAGTGACCGTCGATGGCCCACGAGAACCGCGCA GGCACCGAACGCGTTCAGATGAAAGAGAACAAGCAAACGCCTACGAACAATTTCACTTTTCCGATCGCCTTTCAGAACTCGGATATGAAGGCCTTCGCCGTTCCATAAGGGACAACAGTTTTGGCCCGTTCACTGAGCTTCACCCGGGGCCATTACAGCCCGTCAAACTCCCACCAGATGCTTCGTCGGCATTCAGTGCGTTGAATCCCG aAAACAACCAAATTCGTTCGCAATCAACGTGGGGCTTCCACGGTTTTCCAGGGTTTGGCCCGATTCCACCCCATCCACCGTCAGAGGCACAAGTTAATCTTTCGGCGTTGAACGGACTGCCAGCGGCGAGACCTCAAGTGAATTTACAGAACACAAGCGCCAATATGCCAATGCTACCTCACTACACGGAGCCCAGATTTCAGGGAATTGCGCAGTTTCCGTTTAGAACGTCTCCACAAGCTACGTCGAACACAACTCTCACGACTGTTACGGATGGAATAGGAGCGGGAATGAATCAAGGAGGGGTCCACTCTTCACCCGGCATGGACTCTGCCCACGGGATGTACCCCACGGCGTGTCAGCAACTCAACGCCGCTCCTGGCTCTAACTCCGTAATGAACGGACCCATGTTAAACAACAATAGTTTATCCAACGGAATTGTCAATAACGGTTACACTTTCAGACCACAAACGTTTATGCAACAGACGGCTATGGGTAAAGGGAACTTGGCGATGAGTCCAACCACTTCGGGCTCCATGGTTGGACCGATTACTCAGGCCAACACGACCACCGGGGTTTCGTTTCCCTTATCGAGGCCAGGTGTAATGCCCTTGGTTGGACAGACAATAGGAAGCCCGCAAAGAATACCACTGCCGCTCGGCAATGTCGATCTGAACAGCGGCTATAGCGCTTTGACGAGGAACGATGGACACGGAATGATAACATTGAAACAAGAACCAATTGATCCTATGCCGAACCATGTTGTTAATCATCATACGGGAATTGAAGTGTCACACGCAGAAACTGCGCTACACGAACGGAACGGCCATTCAACTCCCAAAGGAGTGTGGAGACCGTATTAG
- the LOC138052483 gene encoding runt-related transcription factor 1-like isoform X2, with protein MTTAAESAGPRKIRGERSLIEALAEYPGELVKTDSPNFVCSVLPSHWRCNKTLPVAFKVVALGDIPDGVLVTIAAGNDENFAAELRNATAVMKNQVARFNDLRFVGRSGRGKTFTLTITVRTDPPQVATYCRAIKVTVDGPREPRKLGYEGLRRSIRDNSFGPFTELHPGPLQPVKLPPDASSAFSALNPENNQIRSQSTWGFHGFPGFGPIPPHPPSEAQVNLSALNGLPAARPQVNLQNTSANMPMLPHYTEPRFQGIAQFPFRTSPQATSNTTLTTVTDGIGAGMNQGGVHSSPGMDSAHGMYPTACQQLNAAPGSNSVMNGPMLNNNSLSNGIVNNGYTFRPQTFMQQTAMGKGNLAMSPTTSGSMVGPITQANTTTGVSFPLSRPGVMPLVGQTIGSPQRIPLPLGNVDLNSGYSALTRNDGHGMITLKQEPIDPMPNHVVNHHTGIEVSHAETALHERNGHSTPKGVWRPY; from the exons ATGACCACTGCCGCAGAAAGCGCGGGACCACGAAAAATTAGAGGCGAGCGATCGCTTATTGAAGCACTGGCCGAATACCCAGGCGAGCTCGTCAAAACCGATTCTCCGAATTTTGTTTGTAGCGTGTTGCCATCGCACTGGAGATGTAACAAGACTCTGCCGGTCGCCTTCAAAGTTGTAGCGCTCGGCGATATTCCAGATGGGGTTCTTGTCACGATTGCTGCTGGTAACGACGAGAATTTTGCAGCTGAACTCCGAAATGCGACCGCCGTGATGAAAAATCAGGTCGCTCGCTTCAACGATTTGCGATTTGTGGGTCGCAGCGGAAGAG GAAAGACGTTTACTTTGACAATAACGGTCCGTACTGATCCACCTCAAGTCGCTACATACTGTAGGGCTATTAAAGTGACCGTCGATGGCCCACGAGAACCGCGCA AACTCGGATATGAAGGCCTTCGCCGTTCCATAAGGGACAACAGTTTTGGCCCGTTCACTGAGCTTCACCCGGGGCCATTACAGCCCGTCAAACTCCCACCAGATGCTTCGTCGGCATTCAGTGCGTTGAATCCCG aAAACAACCAAATTCGTTCGCAATCAACGTGGGGCTTCCACGGTTTTCCAGGGTTTGGCCCGATTCCACCCCATCCACCGTCAGAGGCACAAGTTAATCTTTCGGCGTTGAACGGACTGCCAGCGGCGAGACCTCAAGTGAATTTACAGAACACAAGCGCCAATATGCCAATGCTACCTCACTACACGGAGCCCAGATTTCAGGGAATTGCGCAGTTTCCGTTTAGAACGTCTCCACAAGCTACGTCGAACACAACTCTCACGACTGTTACGGATGGAATAGGAGCGGGAATGAATCAAGGAGGGGTCCACTCTTCACCCGGCATGGACTCTGCCCACGGGATGTACCCCACGGCGTGTCAGCAACTCAACGCCGCTCCTGGCTCTAACTCCGTAATGAACGGACCCATGTTAAACAACAATAGTTTATCCAACGGAATTGTCAATAACGGTTACACTTTCAGACCACAAACGTTTATGCAACAGACGGCTATGGGTAAAGGGAACTTGGCGATGAGTCCAACCACTTCGGGCTCCATGGTTGGACCGATTACTCAGGCCAACACGACCACCGGGGTTTCGTTTCCCTTATCGAGGCCAGGTGTAATGCCCTTGGTTGGACAGACAATAGGAAGCCCGCAAAGAATACCACTGCCGCTCGGCAATGTCGATCTGAACAGCGGCTATAGCGCTTTGACGAGGAACGATGGACACGGAATGATAACATTGAAACAAGAACCAATTGATCCTATGCCGAACCATGTTGTTAATCATCATACGGGAATTGAAGTGTCACACGCAGAAACTGCGCTACACGAACGGAACGGCCATTCAACTCCCAAAGGAGTGTGGAGACCGTATTAG
- the LOC138052483 gene encoding runt-related transcription factor 3-like isoform X3, with translation MTTAAESAGPRKIRGERSLIEALAEYPGELVKTDSPNFVCSVLPSHWRCNKTLPVAFKVVALGDIPDGVLVTIAAGNDENFAAELRNATAVMKNQVARFNDLRFVGRSGRGKTFTLTITVRTDPPQVATYCRAIKVTVDGPREPRKNNQIRSQSTWGFHGFPGFGPIPPHPPSEAQVNLSALNGLPAARPQVNLQNTSANMPMLPHYTEPRFQGIAQFPFRTSPQATSNTTLTTVTDGIGAGMNQGGVHSSPGMDSAHGMYPTACQQLNAAPGSNSVMNGPMLNNNSLSNGIVNNGYTFRPQTFMQQTAMGKGNLAMSPTTSGSMVGPITQANTTTGVSFPLSRPGVMPLVGQTIGSPQRIPLPLGNVDLNSGYSALTRNDGHGMITLKQEPIDPMPNHVVNHHTGIEVSHAETALHERNGHSTPKGVWRPY, from the exons ATGACCACTGCCGCAGAAAGCGCGGGACCACGAAAAATTAGAGGCGAGCGATCGCTTATTGAAGCACTGGCCGAATACCCAGGCGAGCTCGTCAAAACCGATTCTCCGAATTTTGTTTGTAGCGTGTTGCCATCGCACTGGAGATGTAACAAGACTCTGCCGGTCGCCTTCAAAGTTGTAGCGCTCGGCGATATTCCAGATGGGGTTCTTGTCACGATTGCTGCTGGTAACGACGAGAATTTTGCAGCTGAACTCCGAAATGCGACCGCCGTGATGAAAAATCAGGTCGCTCGCTTCAACGATTTGCGATTTGTGGGTCGCAGCGGAAGAG GAAAGACGTTTACTTTGACAATAACGGTCCGTACTGATCCACCTCAAGTCGCTACATACTGTAGGGCTATTAAAGTGACCGTCGATGGCCCACGAGAACCGCGCA aAAACAACCAAATTCGTTCGCAATCAACGTGGGGCTTCCACGGTTTTCCAGGGTTTGGCCCGATTCCACCCCATCCACCGTCAGAGGCACAAGTTAATCTTTCGGCGTTGAACGGACTGCCAGCGGCGAGACCTCAAGTGAATTTACAGAACACAAGCGCCAATATGCCAATGCTACCTCACTACACGGAGCCCAGATTTCAGGGAATTGCGCAGTTTCCGTTTAGAACGTCTCCACAAGCTACGTCGAACACAACTCTCACGACTGTTACGGATGGAATAGGAGCGGGAATGAATCAAGGAGGGGTCCACTCTTCACCCGGCATGGACTCTGCCCACGGGATGTACCCCACGGCGTGTCAGCAACTCAACGCCGCTCCTGGCTCTAACTCCGTAATGAACGGACCCATGTTAAACAACAATAGTTTATCCAACGGAATTGTCAATAACGGTTACACTTTCAGACCACAAACGTTTATGCAACAGACGGCTATGGGTAAAGGGAACTTGGCGATGAGTCCAACCACTTCGGGCTCCATGGTTGGACCGATTACTCAGGCCAACACGACCACCGGGGTTTCGTTTCCCTTATCGAGGCCAGGTGTAATGCCCTTGGTTGGACAGACAATAGGAAGCCCGCAAAGAATACCACTGCCGCTCGGCAATGTCGATCTGAACAGCGGCTATAGCGCTTTGACGAGGAACGATGGACACGGAATGATAACATTGAAACAAGAACCAATTGATCCTATGCCGAACCATGTTGTTAATCATCATACGGGAATTGAAGTGTCACACGCAGAAACTGCGCTACACGAACGGAACGGCCATTCAACTCCCAAAGGAGTGTGGAGACCGTATTAG
- the LOC138051074 gene encoding uncharacterized protein, producing MGTRSTRSSSKKSSSFLLPEEIDHLSALLETSEPPFNPDPQNTGAISKKKPAKKTKSSNSDDPSASVENFIRLETLRKESLATQLQITETQLKLAQLNASIPSPGSDADATTPPSTLKKLRSAIAPTAASSPGLPLEVADFPSLDQLRSRKKTGASLPHNFLFSSKEHYQDRVIIDFLRFGWPINYQSNTLASSSFRNHPSAVKNSAYLSTYIAKELSYQSAFGPFRCNPFNTDCVISPLLCVPKRNSVELRVVHDLSFPEGSSVNDGIRSDQYLDQFFKLRLPGIDRLVEFVNAKGRGCHVFKKDLRHAYRQIPIDPQDYPLLGLYIDGSLFFHTALPFGLRSATMICQRTTKSVAYILNSEGISVDVYIDDFYGAEFSDSSHLSFQRMNSLFAELGLMDAPEKDTPPSHEMICLGVWINTVDMTLSVPAFRLKELQLELNTWLNKRSFTKRELQQLLGKLSYVSACVRPGRAFMSRLLNALRSCASSPKRTVHPVSDALRADIIWWLYFLSHYNGVSVIPSDVIISNPELFATDACLTGCGAVCFGECFHREFPDFILTQDRHINELELLTVVISIKLWAPKLQGLGVELLSDNATCVSVINSQSSSNVFMQRCLRELWLLLALYNINLIVRSVRGCDNWLADSLSRFHTDKYCHRFKSLAEARSLTECTLPDSFFTFTLE from the exons ATGGGTACTCGTTCCACCCGCTCGTCAAGCAAAAAATCCTCATCCTTTCTTCTACCGGAAGAAATCGACCATCTTTCAGCCTTGCTGGAAACTTCTGAACCGCCTTTCAATCCTGATCCGCAAAACACGGGAGCTATCTCAAAGAAGAAACCGGCAAAGAAAACCAAATCTTCAAACTCTGACGATCCCTCTGCTTCCGTAGAAAACTTTATTCGTTTGGAAACTTTGAGGAAGGAATCTCTGGCTACACAGCTTCAGATTACAGAAACACAGCTAAAGTTGGCCCAGCTTAACGCAAGTATTCCTTCGCCAGGTTCTGATGCGGATGCAACCACACCCCCATCCACGTTAAAGAAGTTACGCTCGGCCATTGCACCAACAGCAGCTTCTTCACCAGGTCTGCCGTTAGAAGTCGCCGATTTCCCTTCACTTGACCAGCTTCGCTCAAGGAAAAAGACCGGCGCCTCGCTGCCACATAACTTCCTTTTCTCCTCTAAAG AGCATTATCAAGATCGAGTTATCATTGATTTTCTTCGATTTGGTTGGCCTATTAATTATCAATCGAACACTCtggcttcttcttcttttcgcAATCATCCTTCAGCTGTCAAGAACTCTGCATATTTATCCACTTACATTGCCAAGGAACTCTCCTACCAGTCAGCGTTTGGTCCATTTCGCTGCAACCCTTTCAACACGGACtgcgttatttctccgctactTTGTGTTCCCAAGCGTAATTCTGTCGAGCTACGTGTGGTTCATGATCTCAGCTTTCCTGAAGGTTCATCAGTGAATGATGGGATCAGGTCAGATCAATATCTGGACCAATTTTTCAAATTGCGCCTCCCAGGAATTGACCGTTTGGTGGAGTTTGTCAATGCCAAGGGTCGCGGCTGTCATGTCTTCAAAAAAGACCTCCGGCACGCTTATCGTCAAATTCCCATTGACCCGCAGGATTACCCGCTGTTAGGTCTGTACATTGATGGCTCTTTGTTTTTTCACACTGCTTTGCCGTTTGGTCTGCGCTCCGCCACCATGATCTGTCAGCGTACCACAAAGAGCGTTGCTTACATTTTAAACTCCGAAGGCATTTCCGTCGACGTGTACATCGATGATTTTTACGGTGCCGAATTCTCTGATTCATCTCACCTCTCCTTTCAGCGGATGAACTCTTTATTTGCAGAATTGGGTTTAATGGACGCCCCTGAGAAAGATACACCACCATCTCATGAAATGATTTGTTTGGGCGTTTGGATCAACACTGTGGACATGACTCTGTCCGTCCCTGCTTTCCGTCTTAAGGAACTGCAGCTTGAACTTAACACGTGGCTCAACAAACGATCTTTCACTAAGCGCGAGCTTCAACAGCTCCTTGGAAAGCTGTCCTACGTTTCCGCTTGTGTGCGACCAGGCAGGGCCTTCATGAGTCGTCTCTTAAATGCTCTCCGATCTTGCGCTTCGTCGCCAAAGCGCACCGTTCATCCAGTCTCCGATGCTCTTCGCGCGGACATCATCTGGTGGTTGTATTTTCTCTCGCATTACAATGGTGTTTCTGTGATTCCCTCTGACGTCATTATTTCGAATCCCGAACTTTTTGCCACTGACGCTTGTCTCACCGGTTGCGGGGCGGTTTGCTTTGGTGAGTGTTTTCATAGAGAGTTTCCGGATTTCATTCTCACCCAAGACCGGCACATTAACGAGTTGGAACTGCTCACCGTAGTTATTTCTATCAAACTGTGGGCCCCCAAGCTACAGGGTCTAGGAGTAGAGCTTCTCTCTGATAATGCCACTTGCGTGTCCGTCATAAACTCTCAAAGTTCGTCTAATGTTTTCATGCAGCGCTGCTTGCGAGAACTCTGGTTGCTCCTCGCATTGTACAACATCAATCTCATTGTCCGTTCAGTCCGTGGGTGTGACAATTGGTTAGCTGATTCCCTCAGCAGATTTCACACTGACAAATATTGTCACCGTTTTAAGTCTCTCGCAGAAGCTCGCTCCCTTACTGAGTGCACATTGCCCGACAGTTTCTTTACTTTCACGCTAGAGTAG
- the LOC138051076 gene encoding uncharacterized protein — FCIRLALLVCLPENAAKLLDYANTIQSFAFQESTKRNMRTQLNSYLLFCDYCAFNPFPVSKQSYLAYLAFLSKSLSCYRSLVNYINILKHINESLGADFSFMHDYDAFLTQRALRRIMGDSVRVTHPVTVDILLNVFQHFDWSNQLHICMHALFLVAFFSFLRISNLVPYALADCHSDSAYFLRRQDVSITASGAVLRVYRTKTIQFKQRALEIPLPFIPNSVLCPVTALNRYLCTVPNLPSSPLFIVNQDGFFRPLFAAHFNRFFKACINTVGLKPEHFSSRSFRQGGATFAFNCGAPTEFIKAQGDWRSDAYLVYLKLSTKKKLDILQAISARLSNFTL, encoded by the coding sequence TTTTGTATACGTTTAGCACTACTTGTTTGTCTTCCAGAGAACGCTGCGAAGTTGTTGGATTACGCTAACACGATTCAGTCCTTCGCTTTTCAAGAATCCACAAAGAGGAATATGAGAACACAACTGAACtcttatcttttattttgtgaTTACTGCGCTTTTAATCCGTTCCCTGTTTCTAAGCAGTCTTATTTAGCTTATTTAGCCTTCCTTTCGAAATCGTTATCTTGTTACCGCTCTTTAGTTAACTATATAAACATTCTCAAGCATATCAACGAGTCACTGGGAGCCGATTTCTCTTTTATGCATGATTACGATGCTTTTCTCACCCAACGGGCGCTTCGGCGCATTATGGGTGACTCTGTTCGCGTTACTCACCCGGTGACTGTTGACATTCTTTTGaatgtttttcaacatttcGATTGGTCTAATCAGTTGCATATTTGCATGCATGCCCTTTTTTTagttgcttttttttccttcctacGGATTTCTAATTTAGTACCTTATGCCTTAGCCGACTGTCATTCCGACAGCGCTTATTTTCTCAGGCGCCAAGATGTCTCTATTACTGCGTCAGGAGCGGTTCTTAGGGTATACAGAACCAAAACTATTCAGTTTAAACAACGTGCACTAGAAATTCCGTTACCTTTTATTCCTAATTCTGTATTGTGCCCTGTCACAGCCCTCAATCGTTACTTGTGCACAGTACCTAACCTTCCTAGCTCGCCCTTGTTTATTGTCAATCAGGACGGGTTTTTCCGACCTCTGTTCGCCGCACATTTTAATCGATTTTTCAAAGCATGCATTAACACAGTAGGCCTTAAGCCAGAGCATTTTTCATCGCGTAGTTTTCGTCAGGGTGGTGCCACTTTTGCTTTCAATTGCGGCGCGCCTACCGAATTTATTAAGGCGCAGGGAGATTGGCGCAGCGATGCGTATTTAGTTTACCTTAAATTATCCACCAAGAAGAAACTTGACATTTTGCAGGCCATTTCCGCTCGTCTTTCCAATTTCACCctttaa